A single Ciona intestinalis chromosome 12, KH, whole genome shotgun sequence DNA region contains:
- the LOC100181575 gene encoding uncharacterized protein LOC100181575: MFSSHILGVLTRSMGCTHSSNTAHAGAVQNNRDGNMSDNVASNANQQGAVHFYKLEQEPKNILKRMSSNKTLLNNVKLVEVEEPLIEKDEPQETLINGKIIRIKNEIYIKGITFGPEREENESTTEQ; the protein is encoded by the exons ATGTTTAGCAGCCATATTTTAGGTGTTTTAACCCGAAGTATGGGGTGTACTCATAGCTCGAACACTGCGCATGCAGGCGCTGTGCAAAATAATCGCGATGGTAACATGTCTGATAACGTGGCGAGCAACGCCAATCAACAAGGCGCAGTTCATTTTTACAAACTGGAGCAGGAGCCGAAGAATATTTTGAAACGAATGAGTAGCAACAAAACGCTGCTGAACAACGTGAAACTGGTTGAGGTCGAAGAACCTCTTATAGAAAAGGATGAGCCACAGGAAACGCTAATAAACGGAAAGATCATTCGGATAAAGAATGAAATATACATCAAAGGAATAACG TTCGGCCCAGAAAGAGAGGAAAATGAGAGTACAACTGAACAATAA
- the LOC100175336 gene encoding uncharacterized protein LOC100175336, which translates to MTTIENGSTADVALNCLAKIRKWFEVNERLTFDDEDLAENEQDRGILWFDVLYSELCKGVKLSKQQSNRAIYICEWFANKSGRKNWAVLTGLSINLLSLLKEGTVNLLTMPTVTEELTRVLNNQGTIRANLNVAPLHIITSLSRLCDNKENAAAISNSTLYICLQNIAKDTTGKNEISEAAEVLLSILPQPQYATVLETKLSKRNSFPNLD; encoded by the exons atgACAACCATTGAGAATGGATCAACAGCCGACGTTGCACTCAACTGTTTAGCAAAGATAAGGAAATGGTTTGAAGTGAATGAAAGACTAACCTTTGATGACGAG GACCTCGCTGAAAACGAACAAGACCGTGGAATCTTATGGTTTGATGTTCTTTACTCGGAATTATGCAAGGGAGTAAAGCTAAGCAAACAGCAAAGCAATAGAGCGATTTACATTTGCGAGTGGTTTGCCAATAAATCCGGCAGGAAAAactgg gcgGTCTTAACTGGACTAAGCATAAACTTGTTAAGTCTTCTTAAAGAAGGAACTGTCAATCTTCTAACTATGCCTACTGTCACTGAAGAACTAACTAGG gttttaaacaaccaaggAACTATTAGAGCTAATTTGAACGTTGCACCTTTGcacattattacgtcactatcGAGATTGTGcgacaacaaagaaaatgctGCCGCCATTTCTAACTCGACGCTGTATATTTGTCTACAGAACATTGCTAAAGACACTACAG gtaaaaatgaaatatcgGAAGCAGCAGAAGTGTTGCTAagcattttaccccaaccacAATATGCAACTGTATTGGAAACAAAACTAAGTAAAAGAAACTCATTTCCAAATCTGGATTAA
- the LOC100177653 gene encoding protein FAM76B, whose translation MLYNYTNNEMAYLETLSSMEQKGVQYACTKCMQWFDFDDLSADVQMCKVCTDTLASTSSKTSVTVKKEKVSKSTRPENCRYCQTYIKVKVPGEKRICERCFKNRKEYGEPKICMFCTLNSAFIGSKCQRCASSKKKYGMPVNCQKCNLKAAFDHKKAHIDGLLLCWKCYVSMQRYQKREKRKGEENPGENDEENETKKSRLSKPETSGKETAPPSDDENERTWRELLGEDHCLKSGKKSENLKLKSHNEKKHELRKQAQINSRNLNKHHSSSSLDDRIQKMEKRGTPPVSVSSPRRNEEKPGSNTSTPRQGVTAEIRSNSGTPNTPTPSSHKPYDRLRNGAMDLSTALPQMNDNIVLVTKLHEEINSLKKNIAKKDQVMLEKDKQISMLKVEHLRLERSLQTKLKTQEEEFFRKMEAMGIKNQELIKKVAQLSKKKS comes from the exons ATGCTGTACAACTACACCAACAATGAAATGGCCTACTTAGAGACATTGAGCAGCATGGAGCAGAAAGGTGTTCAGTATGCTTGCACTAAATGCATGCAATGGTTTGACTTTGACGATCTCTCAGCAGACGTTCAAATGTGCaag GTTTGTACTGACACCCTAGCTTCTACAAGTTCAAAAACATCTGTAAcggtaaaaaaagaaaaagtttcaaaatcgACGCGACCTGAAAATTGCAGATACTGCCAAACCTATATCAAGGTTAAAGTTCCAGGGGAGAAAAGAATTTGTGAGAGATGTTTCAAGAATAGAAAAGAATATGGAGag CCAAAGATCTGCATGTTCTGTACACTGAACTCTGCTTTCATTGGATCAAAATGCCAACGCTGTGCCAGCAGTAAGAAGAAATATGGAATGCCAGTCAATTGTCAGAAATGTAATTTGAAAGCAGCATTCGATCACAAAAAAGCTCAT ATTGATGGACTTCTATTATGTTGGAAATGTTACGTTTCAATGCAGAGATACCAGAAACGTGAAAAAAGAAAAGGAGAAGAAAATCCTGGCGAGAATGATGAAGAAAATgaa acaAAGAAATCTCGCTTGTCTAAGCCTGAGACTTCCGGTAAAGAAACTGCACCACCAAGTGATGATGAAAACGAACGTACATGGAGAGAATTATTAGGAGAGGACCACTGTTTAAAATCCggaaaaaaatctgaaaactTAAAGTTAAAGTCTCACAACGAGAAAAAACACGAACTTCGAAAGCAGGCGCAAATTAACAGCagaaacttaaataaacatCATTCCAGCTCTTCTTTGGATGATCGGATACAAAAGATGGAGAAGAGAGGAACTCCTCCAGTTAGTGTCTCTTCTCCGAGGAGGAATGAGGAGAAACCAGGGAGCAACACCAGCACTCCAAG ACAAGGGGTGACAGCGGAAATTAGATCAAACTCCGGCACTCCAAACACACCAACTCCATCCAGTCATAAACCATATGATCGATTAAGAAATGGAGCTATGGACCTca GTACAGCTTTACCTCAGATGAATGATAATATTGTTCTTGTTACAAAGCTACATGAGGAAATaaatagtttgaaaaaaaatatcgCTAAGAAGGATCAAGTTATGTTGGAGAAAGATAAACAG atatctatgttgaaaGTGGAACATTTACGTTTGGAACGCTCTTTACAAACTAAACTCAAAACCCAAGAAGAAGAATTTTTCCGGAAAATGGAAGCTATGGGAATCAAAAACCAGGAGcttattaaaaaagttgcaCAATTGTCAAAGAAGAAGTCATAA
- the LOC108949964 gene encoding uncharacterized protein LOC108949964 — protein MEILCYVFLFLFLMMSSKGNVIPSFYRDKVQQYSYSLQSTTTDEILFNMCFQTPPKTAAVKAKLAKATLFNPNFNVTVLEIHHDRMIINLEKAFDKTSWNWVLLDIEWIVYLSELGTDWQKLSNGYAYKQLPTEMTYNGAREACREIGAWLPVYGPMADRETIQLGASAVEFHGRWIGLAKDKHTVNFVWENWIEPFARNNWGIGEPQIISTGITECVYMKRYTAILRDPSSLYWRTSRCSQLRRVVCERPFPV, from the exons ATGGAAATATTGTGTTACGTTTTTCTTTTCTTATTCTTAATGATGTCGTCAAAAG GCAATGTGATACCGTCGTTCTACAGAGACAAGGTCCAGCAATATTCCTACTCTCTCCAGTCTACGACCACGGACGAAATTCTGTTCAACATGTGTTTCCAGACACCACCAAAAACCGCTGCAGTTAAAGCAAAACTAGCAAAAGCCACTCTGTTCAATCCTAACTTTAACGTCACCGTCTTAGAAATCCACCATGATCGAATGATAATCAATCTTGAAAAAGCATTTGATAAGACGTCTTGGAACTGGGTGTTATTGGATATTGAGTGGATTGTTTATCTCAGCG AGTTGGGAACTGATTGGCAAAAACTCAGCAATGGATATGCTTACAAGCAGTTACCCACTGAAATGACGTACAATGGGGCCAGAGAGGCGTGTCGAGAAATTGGGGCGTGGCTACCAGTGTATGGACCAATGGC CGACCGTGAAACAATTCAATTAGGTGCATCAGCAGTAGAATTTCATGGTCGCTGGATTGGACTGGCCAAAGACAAACACACCGTCAATTTTGTGTGGGAAAACTGGATAGAACCGTTTGCCAGAAACAACTGGGGTATAGGCGAACCTCAAATCATTTCTACCGGCATCACTGAATGCGTATACATGAAACGATACACCGCTATCCTGCGAGATCCGTCGTCTCTATACTGGAGAACTTCAAGGTGTTCTCAGTTACGACGCGTGGTGTGTGAAAGACCCTTTCCAGTTTag
- the LOC100186323 gene encoding uncharacterized protein LOC100186323: protein MSTKSLGYLVLFMIWIILPAIVLSEGKLSFYRGTTEEHSYSFKDTTITEFLFNMCFQTPPKAVSVKVKPADSSVEINFDVIVLEISHDRVQVRLERIDDTQGWDWMLLTVEWIVYTDDVGSDWQKYNGYAYKALQGVTTYEKAREACRSEGAWLPVFGPMEIAANGGNNYNDIFGDRHWIGLKRENGNGKFFWENWTKLSLDSYWKPGEPHQNKFCVISHTGNKWKTQDCDQTSSVVCERIAPVHDDGGP, encoded by the exons ATGTCGACGAAAAGTTTAGggtatttagttttgtttatgaTATGGATAATATTGCCAGCAATTGTACTAA GCGAAGGAAAACTTTCATTCTACAGAGGAACAACAGAAGAACACTCATACTCTTTCAAGGATACAACGATAACTGAATTTCTTTTCAATATGTGTTTCCAAACGCCACCAAAAGCCGTTTCCGTCAAAGTGAAACCAGCAGACAGTTCAGTAGAAATTAATTTCGACGTTATTGTGCTCGAAATATCACATGACAGAGTTCAAGTACGATTGGAACGAATTGACGATACCCAGGGCTGGGATTGGATGTTATTAACCGTGGAATGGATTGTTTACACTGAcg atgtTGGGTCTGATTGGCAAAAATACAACGGTTACGCCTACAAAGCTCTGCAGGGGGTTACGACGTATGAAAAGGCAAGAGAGGCGTGTCGTTCAGAGGGGGCGTGGCTGCCGGTATTTGGACCAATGGAAATTGC CGCCAATGGTGGAAATAATTACAATGATATATTTGGGGACCGTCACTGGATAGGATTAAAAAGGGAAAATGGAAATGGAAAGTTTTTCTGGGAAAACTGGACAAAGTTGTCGTTGGATAGCTACTGGAAACCTGGGGAACCTCACCAAAACAAGTTCTGCGTCATTAGTCACACGGGCAACAAGTGGAAAACACAGGATTGCGACCAAACAAGTAGCGTGGTATGCGAGCGAATCGCGCCGGTTCATGATGATGGCGGTCCataa
- the LOC100180002 gene encoding putative ferric-chelate reductase 1 has product MIKATLVSVLLLVCCCNAGTKTKYPAHNAQDDIKKVASYGSWTWNVSSNCNPACRTVSWEKVDEVGVINVKFTLSGPDVGYLAVSISENEDMGPADDVYICVVMPPANTSDVVITSGYLTGHGPATVTGPVPTQLSSVANGSVSCTFYRPLSVTRNISGTYHTWDVNTGTFNLLYAEGPVTAAGSIRRHTYRAFTHGVFNLFKPEGTGAASSLQAQSIAILSLVVCFTYALF; this is encoded by the exons ATGATTAAGGCTACTTTAGTTTCGGTTCTGCTTCTGGTTTGCTGTTGCAACGCTGGTACGAAAACGAAATACCCAGCA CACAACGCTCAAGATGACATCAAAAAAGTTGCTTCTTATGGTAGTTGGACATGGAATGTGTCATCAAACTGTAATCCTGCTTGTCGAACTGTATCTTGGGAAAAAGTGGACGAAGTTGGCGTAATCAATGTCAAATTTACATTGTCGGGGCCCGACGTGGGATACTTGGCTGTATCCATTTCTGAAAACGAAGACatg GGCCCAGCTGATGACGTATACATATGTGTTGTGATGCCACCTGCAAACACAAGTGATGTTGTAATAACTTCTGGATACCTTACTGGACACGGTCCAGCCACCGTCACTGGACcc GTTCCTACACAATTGTCAAGTGTCGCAAATGGTTCCGTTTCGTGTACGTTTTACCGCCCTTTGAGCGTCACGCGAAATATTAGCGGCACCTACCATACGTGGGACGTTAACACAGGGACGTTCAACCTTCTCTACGCTGAGGGGCCAGTAACTGCTGCTGGTTCTATTCGACGACACACATATCGTGCCTTTACGCACGGcgtatttaatttgtttaaacccGAAG GTACGGGTGCTGCATCTTCCCTACAGGCTCAATCTATTGCAATTCTTTCTTTGGTTGTCTGCTTTACGTACgcattattttaa